One part of the Dunckerocampus dactyliophorus isolate RoL2022-P2 chromosome 11, RoL_Ddac_1.1, whole genome shotgun sequence genome encodes these proteins:
- the jakmip1 gene encoding janus kinase and microtubule-interacting protein 1 isoform X4, with amino-acid sequence MSSTTPPAAPPLKKGKKLEKSEVMADSVQAVNEDLRSKMMDVQIELQQERGKVSKLRERLQEQRQARELEQYKHAVAITDLRAKLHEEKQRETATAREALARQHEAELARAIKIRDTEVQRLQGLVNALRDGAADKLKNALLGEAREEARRAFDGERLKLQQEIQELKAAKKQADEALTTALQADKAKAADLRTAYQQHQDEVHRIKRDCERDIRRLMDELKAKDRVVCALERELGMQAGYAQRLQLQKEALDEQLVHVREAERHNHGSPKREVVPGLGDSTDLLNNQFLFSSSSPLPPASQEAEERDTRRFQLKIAELHSVIRKLEDRNALLADERNELLKRVREAESQMKPMFEKTKRLSKKNDDLLQTLQRMEEKLKNLSRENAEMKEKASTSRPPLQQQTHQPQLKRPSSLTDLSHAHEEQEVEFLKLQVAEQRGIIDELTQERDRWVFGKKTKRKPLKLTKRHVVETYFGFDEESVESETSSLTSFNTDLTDRTPATPEEELEESVSREESELRFRQLTREYQALQRAYALLQEQTGGSLDAEREARTREQLQAELSGCQAKILDLEKALVERGQDSKWVEEKQHLLRTNQELHEKMCALQQAESRLQAEVQDARDQNELLEFRVLELEERERRSPALNLHMSAFPENSSSALQVYCHQEGVKDVIIPELMKKLDILGDNGNLRNEEQVAVIQAGTVISLCEKWLKQVDNTEAALTQKMIDLENDKELFSKQKGFLEEELDYRKQALDQAYMRIEELEATLYSALQQEQPSCQAVAESLTDRQREELRLAVDKLRRQILRQSRQYDSQILQERMELLQQAQQRIRELEDRIDLQKRQIKDIEEKFLFLFLFFSLAFILWP; translated from the exons ATGTCATCCACCACACCCCCTGCGGCCCCGCCCCTTAAGAAGGGAAAGAAGCTGGAGAAGTCCGAGGTGATGGCTGACTCGGTTCAGGCCGTCAACGAGGATCTGAGGAGCAAAATGATGGATGTGCAGATTGAGCTGCAGCAGGAGCGCGGAAAG GTCTCCAAGCTTCGCGAGCGCCTCCAGGAGCAGCGTCAAGCTCGGGAGCTGGAGCAGTACAAGCACGCAGTGGCTATCACCGACCTGCGCGCCAAACTTCACGAGGAGAAACAACGCGAGACGGCGACGGCGCGTGAAGCCCTCGCCCGGCAGCACGAAGCCGAGCTGGCCAGGGCTATAAAGATCCGCGACACTGAAGTGCAGAGGCTCCAGGGACTGGTGAACGCCCTGAGGGATGGAGCCGCTGACAAGCTGAAAAATGCTCTTCTCGGAGAGGCGCGAGAAGAGGCCAGGAGAGCCTTTGATGGCGAGCGACTAAAGCTACAACAAGAG ATCCAGGAACTGAAGGCAGCCAAGAAGCAGGCCGATGAGGCGCTGACCACCGCACTGCAAGCCGACAAAGCCAAAGCAGCTGATCTCAGGACAGCTTACCAGCAGCACCAGGATGAAGTGCATCGCATCAAACGCGACTGTGAAAGAGACATCCGTCGACTG ATGGATGAGCTCAAGGCTAAAGACCGTGTGGTGTGTGCCCTGGAGAGAGAGCTGGGGATGCAGGCCGGCTACGCCCAAAGGCTTCAGCTCCAGAAAGAAGCCCTGGATGAGCAGCTGGTTCATGTACGAGAGGCTGAGAGACACAACCATGGCAGCCCAAAGAGAGAGGTGGTGCCTGGGTTAGGGGACAGCACAGACCTGCTCAACAACCAG tttttgttttcctcctcctcccctctgCCCCCTGCTTCCCAGGAAGCGGAGGAGCGTGACACCAGGAGGTTCCAGCTGAAGATAGCCGAGCTGCACTCCGTCATCAGGAAACTGGAGGACAGAAATGCGCTGCTGGCCGATGAGAGGAATGAACTT TTGAAGCGGGTGCGAGAGGCAGAGAGCCAGATGAAGCCCATGTTTGAGAAGACCAAGCGCCTCTCGAAGAAGAACGATGACCTCCTGCAAACCCTGCAAAGAATGGAGGAGAAACTTAAAAACTTGAGCCGTGAGAATGCTGAGATG AAAGAAAAAGCATCAACTTCCCGTCCCCCCTTGCAGCAGCAAACCCATCAACCCCAGCTGAAGAGGCCCAGCTCCCTGACAGACTTAAGCCATGCCCACGAGGAGCAGGAAGTAGAGTTCCTCAAACTCCAGGTTGCAGAGCAACGCGGTATAATTGATGAACTCACTCAG GAACGTGATCGTTGGGTGTTCGGCAAAAAGACAAAGAGAAAACCTCTCAAACTAACCAAA AGGCATGTTGTGGAGACATATTTTGGATTTGATGAGGAATCTGTAGAGTCTGAAACCTCCTCTCTGACCTCCTTTAACACTGACCTCACTGACCGGACGCCTGCCACACCAGAGGAGGAATTAGAGGAG AGTGTCTCTCGTGAGGAGTCAGAGCTTCGGTTCCGTCAGCTAACCAGAGAATACCAGGCTCTCCAGCGAGCTTACGCCCTCCTGCAAGAGCAGACAGGAGGCTCTCTGGATGCTGAGAGGGAAGCCAGG ACACGTGAGCAGCTGCAGGCTGAGCTCAGCGGCTGCCAGGCCAAGATCCTGGACCTGGAGAAGGCTTTGGTGGAGCGGGGGCAG GACTCAAAGTGGGTGGAAGAGAAGCAGCACTTGCTCAGGACAAACCAGGAGCTTCATGAGAAG ATGTGCGCACTGCAGCAAGCAGAGTCGCGGCTGCAGGCCGAAGTTCAGGATGCCCGGGACCAGAATGAGCTGCTGGAATTCCGGGTTCTGGAGCTGGAA GAGAGAGAGCGCAGGTCTCCAGCCCTCAATCTGCACATGTCTGCATTCCCTGAGAACAGCAGCAGTGCACTACAGGTCTACTGCCACCAGGAGGGAGTCAAG GATGTCATCATTCCAGAACTGATGAAGAAACTGGATATCCTTGGAGATAACGGG AATCTCCGAAATGAGGAGCAGGTTGCAGTGATCCAGGCAGGCACGGTGATatctctgtgtgaaaag TGGTTAAAACAGGTCGACAACACTGAGGCCGCCTTAACACAGAAGATGATTGATTTGGAAAATGACAAG GAGCTGTTCAGCAAGCAGAAAGGTTTTCTTGAGGAGGAGTTGGACTATAGGAAGCAGGCCTTGGACCAGGCTTATATG AGGATCGAGGAGCTGGAGGCCACGCTGTATAGCGCTCTGCAGCAGGAGCAGCCGTCCTGCCAGGCGGTGGCCGAGTCGCTGACAGACAGGCAGAGGGAGGAGCTGCGGCTCGCCGTGGACAAGCTGCGGCGTCAGATTCTCAGGCAGAGCCGGCAGTATGACAGTCAGATCTTACAGGAGCGAATGGAGCTCCTACAGCAGGCCCAGCAG AGAATTAGAGAGCTGGAGGACAGGATCGACTTGCAAAAGAGACAAATAAAGGACATAGAGGAAAAG tttttgtttctttttttgttcttctctttagcctttatTCTTTGGCcttaa
- the jakmip1 gene encoding myosin-3 isoform X1, translated as MTRDDVERVWQERLQRCQRQLKAKEDEMCRQSRYFDSFKAQLQHKLGQARDREESLQKRIYALEKQLLDVAVSVATDAGTLSAVRITAKTETRWQQHERLPGARGEGEGEEEKNGGRRHPNLGAERDGTHEDKPEQEKVRLQGFIVNLQEDLRVLLERQESGVTERRRLMEQLQEAQENSQLLCCEVEEMKVEIQQLKLSESILIKEVEDLQRDLQGSTKQTPCHLTTTFADVCSVPSSAHTTGHHSQGSSEKVLDDQDAVPVVQHQVAAGSPKSGASAPILTAKCGSQHSSKMDSFPRLSLQSLDVWGSTRCFNLEETHSEESDALREAYRSLGLGEDLEGLREQYDHLEAALQHSKEQLQVMAEENDQLKFLLRSQAEAKQMPEMSTTSSPVQNDITHSDLLQALNRENRALAVRIQELLDHIELNDEEIKSERSQLRKHILCLEEDRAKLEQEKEEHGCLITELTRKTEDDLNTIMELQQKLEDERLEWSEQKNVQCGSTCTVLGRCQEKKPTECSVQSVATEELPQLVSSQQVDITACLKPACQHNNLSSLKVEQEELTSSVLSLKKEQEEVSLSVQAQTEEKQHLTRAVWALKEEKDKLSRSLHGLKQEREHLIRAVSGVKDEKARLFQSVSELKEAKDKLTECFPALEREKEKLLESLSSGKEEANHIAQSVEHLQREKEQLSQSVLTLTVETCKLSDSLKRLKEQTDQAHPSRHLQQDGDGLLKSISRLKEEKDRSEHSVRCLKLEEAQIMQSLQALREERNSQRSQMREKQSNHAVTGEEKGQNATGSFNGKNMQEQRELLREIEDLTAELKKSQEELQKRRVETADLHRQLSQSEAWRQDAERKAAQAVDEVKRMTDLITQTEELSMANGHLTTQVTALQSKVDLLAREKAATLSLKADIEDQYSILTAQLKAKTVALEELNAEYITLKNGRGNKDDLSALMSLRTRYNDIQAKYDALLKTRIPTDVDVVPLKAKLSSLVLKCQERNNLLAQMMRALRGHGPVDPTLTQQVDQLLNDAALLQYTTAFTQTSFTKGLDRGLTAGFISNFQKYTWSAEAGGQQNQNEFHTEQKTRHHSSSEAWTTTLPDCSGDAMPAPAVIRKKNDISPVPTLQEDNTVPSSPEPKLKEVFSLDTPQLLPSDEEPEKMSPLDKRPESSSPCSFNMPDPSGSRRSPAPPLSVSCVRRRLSSPEKILNLQEQLQQALLSFSQASVSRGRGEQSRRSFSFSAPASPSPSAQTKLQAVRTTAPPSGPLPFSTASSLAKPPPALSTTPVARNQPTTLFNAVTARSANRTFTPHSLSNHRFKAAVLSTTSTPSLSAHSFISNATSSKAKSTTSSDTNVPAPLNLNSAADVANADHTSSLTTAIFKATNANDFTASDTTAITNETAHKADDVSAASKPDGAASARDRLEMTTFHTQLLQHSPERRTKSAARSHSAPEKMRPSRPKAEAPAEVRSVEVIKQVGQSSLLIGWERPPLDELGCSHGTFVYGYRVFVDGEFYKSVMSSACTKCVLENVDLTEPVEIGVQTLGSNGLISTSVHAMYVSPGGAGHL; from the exons ATG ACTCGGGATGATGTGGAACGTGTGTGGCAGGAGAGATTGCAGCGCTGTCAGAGGCAGCTGAAGGCCAAAGAGGACGAGATGTGTCGCCAGTCCCGATACTTTGACAGTTTTAAAGCACAACTCCAACACAAGCTCGGCCAGGCGAGGGACAGAGAGGAGAGCCTACAGAAGCGCATCTACGCGTTAGAAAAGCAGCTCCTGGACGTGGCTGTTAGTGTGGCCACTGATGCCGGGACATTGAGTGCGGTGAGAATTACAGCCAAGACTGAAACACGCTGGCAGCAGCATGAGAGGCTTCCTGGCGCTAGAGGAGAGGGTGAAGGAGAGGAGGAGAAAAATGGAGGCAGGAGGCACCCAAACCTAGGAGCCGAGAGAGATGGAACACATGAGGATAAGCCGGAACAAGAAAAAGTGAGGCTGCAAGGTTTCATTGTGAACCTGCAGGAGGATCTCAGGGTGCTGCTGGAGAGACAAGAAAGCGGGGTGACAGAGCGGAGGAGGCTGATGGAGCAGCTGCAGGAAGCACAGGAGAACAGCCAGTTGCTGTGCTGCGAGGTGGAGGAGATGAAGGTGGAGATCCAACAACTGAAGTTGTCTGAAAGCATCCTTATTAAGGAGGTGGAAGACCTCCAACGAGACCTTCAGGGTTCAACTAAACAAACTCCCTGTCACTTAACCACCACCTTTGCTGATGTTTGCTCTGTTCCCTCCAGCGCTCATACCACTGGACATCATTCACAAGGAAGCTCTGAAAAG GTGCTGGATGACCAAGATGCAGTTCCAGTTGTTCAGCACCAGGTGGCAGCAGGGAGCCCAAAAAGTGGAGCATCAGCTCCCATCCTTACTGCCAAATGTGGATCTCAGCATTCATCTAAAATGGACTCTTTTCCTCGCCTCAGTCTACAGTCACTAGATGTGTGGGGCTCTACAAGGTGCTTCAACCTGGAGGAAACCCACAGCGAGGAATCTGATGCCCTGAGGGAGGCGTACAGGAGCTTGGGGTTAGGTGAGGACCTTGAGGGTCTCAGAGAGCAATATGACCATCTGGAGGCCGCCCTGCAGCACTCAAAGGAGCAGCTTCAGGTGATGGCTGAGGAGAATGATCAACTGAAATTTCTACTCAGGAGTCAAGCTGAGGCGAAGCAGATGCCTGAG ATGAGCACTACATCATCTCCTGTCCAAAATGACATCACCCACAGTGATCTTCTCCAGGCTCTAAATCGGGAGAACCGAGCCTTAGCTGTCCGGATCCAGGAGCTACTGGATCACATTGAGCTGAACGATGAAGAAATTAAGAGCGAGCGGTCTCAGCTGAGGAAGCATATTTTGTGTCTGGAAGAAGACAGAGCCAAGCTAGAGCAGGAGAAGGAAGAGCACGGCTGCCTGATCACTGAACTCACCCGAAAGACCGAAGATGATCTCAATACTATCATGGAGCTGCAGCAAAAACTAGAAGATGAGAGGTTGGAGTGGAGTGAACAAAAGAACGTACAGTGTGGATCTACATGCACAGTATTGGGGAGGTGTCAAGAGAAGAAACCCACAGAATGCTCAGTGCAGAGTGTGGCAACAGAGGAACTACCACAGCTGGTATCAAGTCAACAAGTAGATATCACCGCATGTTTAAAGCCTGCTTGCCAACACAACAACCTGAGCAGCCTGAAAGTGGAGCAAGAGGAGCTAACTTCCTCTGTCCTTTCCctcaaaaaagaacaagaagaagtcTCTCTGTCGGTCCAGGCACAAACTGAAGAGAAACAACATTTAACTCGGGCGGTCTGGGCACTCAAAGAGGAGAAAGACAAGCTCTCTCGATCTCTGCACGGTCTTAAGCAGGAGAGGGAGCATCTAATCAGGGCGGTCAGTGGCGTGAAGGACGAGAAAGCTCGCCTCTTCCAGTCCGTGAGTGAGCTAAAAGAAGCAAAAGACAAGCTCACTGAGTGTTTCCCGGCCCTTGAAAGAGAAAAGGAGAAACTGCTAGAATCGCTCTCGAGTGGAAAAGAGGAGGCCAATCACATTGCTCAGTCAGTAGAACATTTGCAGAGAGAGAAGGAGCAGTTAAGTCAAAGCGTTTTGACATTGACAGTGGAGACATGCAAACTGTCTGACTCCCTCAAGCGTCTGAAAGAGCAGACTGATCAGGCTCACCCGTCACGTCATTTACAACAGGACGGTGACGGGCTGCTCAAGTCAATTAGCAGGTTGAAAGAGGAAAAAGACAGAAGTGAACATTCAGTCAGATGTTTAAAACTGGAGGAAGCACAGATAATGCAATCACTTCAAGCTTTACGAGAAGAAAGGAACAGTCAACGCAGTCAGATGCGAGAGAAGCAATCTAATCATGCCGTGACTGGAgaggaaaaaggacaaaatgcGACTGGAAGCTTCAATGGAAAGAATATGCAG GAGCAGAGGGAGCTACTGAGGGAGATTGAAGACTTGACAGCAGAACTGAAGAAGTCTCAAGAGGAATTGCAGAAAAGACGCGTAGAG accGCAGATCTACACAGGCAGCTGAGTCAGTCAGAAGCCTGGAGGCAGGATGCAGAGAGGAAAGCTGCTCAAGCAGTTGACGAGGTGAAGAGAATGACGGACTTAATCACGCAAACAGAAGAACTCAGCATGGCGAATGGCCACCTCACCACACAG GTGACAGCGCTGCAGAGCAAAGTGGACCTCCTTGCCAGGGAGAAGGCCGCCACTCTGTCACTGAAGGCAGACATTGAGGACCAATACAGCATCCTCACAGCTCAGCTCAAAGCCAAG ACGGTGGCTCTGGAGGAGCTGAACGCTGAGTATATCACTCTGAAAAACGGGCGTGGCAACAAAGACGACCTGAGCGCTCTCATGTCCCTCCGAACACGTTACAACGACATCCAAGCCAAG tatGATGCGCTCCTGAAAACGAGGATCCCGACAGATGTGGATGTAGTTCCTTTAAAG GCCAAGCTCTCATCCCTGGTGCTGAAGTGTCAAGAGAGAAACAATTTATTGGCACAGATGATGAGAGCCTTGCGTGGGCACGGCCCCGTGGACCCCACGCTGACACAGCAAGTTGATCAACTGCTCAACGACGCAGCGCTGCTTCAATACACCACTGCATTCACACAAACGAGTTTTACAAAGGGCCTGGACCGTGGACTCACAGCAGGATTtatttccaattttcaaaagtaCACTTGGTCTGCAGAAGCTGGAGGCCAACAAAATCAAAATGAGTTCCACACAGAGCAGAAAACAAGACACCATTCTTCTTCAGAAGCGTGGACAACAACTCTGCCCGACTGCAGTGGTGATGCCATGCCTGCACCAGCTGTTataagaaagaaaaatgacatttcaccTGTGCCAACCCTGCAAGAGGACAACACGGTGCCATCATCACCTGAACCAAAACTGAAAGAAGTTTTCAGTCTTGACACACCACAG CTGCTCCCCTCTGACGAGGAACCAGAAAAAATGTCTCCTCTGGATAAAAGGCCAGAGTCATCATCCCCTTGTTCATTCAACATGCCCGACCCAAGCGGGTCTCGCCGAAGTCCTGCACCTCCCCTCTCAGTCAGCTGTGTGAGGAGGAGGCTGAGCAGTCCGGAGAAAATCCTCAACCTCCAAGAGCAATTGCAGCAGGCGTTGTTGAGTTTCTCTCAG GCTTCTGTAAGCAGAGGAAGAGGTGAACAGTCCAGAAGAAGTTTTTCATTCTCAGCTCCCGCATCCCCAAGTCCATCTGCTCAGACAAAGCTACAAGCCGTCAGAACCACTGCTCCACCTAGTGGCCCTCTCCCGTTCAGCACGGCTTCAAGCCTGGCCAAGCCCCCTCCTGCACTCTCAACCACACCTGTTGCTAGAAATCAGCCAACAACGCTTTTTAACGCAGTCACCGCCAGATCCGCCAACAGGACCTTCACACCTCATTCGCTGTCGAACCATCGCTTTAAAGCAGCCGTCCTCTCCACGACCTCTACTCCTTCGCTCTCTGCTCACTCGTTCATTAGCAACGCTACATCAAGCAAAGCCAAATCCACCACAAGCAGTGACACTAATGTACCAGCACCCCTAAACCTGAACAGTGCTGCTGATGTGGCCAATGCTGACCATACATCTTCGTTAACTACAGCAATCTTTAAAGCTACTAACGCTAATGACTTCACTGCCTCGGACACAACTGCCATAACAAACGAGACTGCCCACAAGGCTGATGATGTCAGCGCGGCATCAAAGCCTGACGGTGCTGCTTCTGCACGTGACCGCCTCGAAATGACTACATTCCACACCCAACTTTTGCAACACTCCCCTGAGAGACGAACAAAGTCTGCAGCAAGGTCCCATAGCGCTCCGGAGAAGATGAGACCTTCAAGACCCAAAGCAG AAGCTCCAGCGGAGGTGCGCTCTGTGGAGGTCATCAAACAAGTGGGTCAGAGCAGcctcctgattggctgggagaggCCCCCTCTGGACGAGCTGGGGTGCAGTCACGGCACGTTTGTGTATGGCTACAGG GTGTTTGTGGATGGGGAGTTCTACAAGTCTGTCATGAGCTCTGCGTGCACCAAG TGTGTCCTGGAAAATGTGGATTTGACTGAACCAGTAGAGATTGGTGTTCAAACACTGGGCTCTAATGGGCTGATTTCAACGAGTGTCCACGCCATGTATGTGTCTCCAGGTGGGGCAGGTCACCTTTGA
- the jakmip1 gene encoding janus kinase and microtubule-interacting protein 1 isoform X6, whose protein sequence is MSSTTPPAAPPLKKGKKLEKSEVMADSVQAVNEDLRSKMMDVQIELQQERGKVSKLRERLQEQRQARELEQYKHAVAITDLRAKLHEEKQRETATAREALARQHEAELARAIKIRDTEVQRLQGLVNALRDGAADKLKNALLGEAREEARRAFDGERLKLQQEIQELKAAKKQADEALTTALQADKAKAADLRTAYQQHQDEVHRIKRDCERDIRRLMDELKAKDRVVCALERELGMQAGYAQRLQLQKEALDEQLVHVREAERHNHGSPKREVVPGLGDSTDLLNNQEAEERDTRRFQLKIAELHSVIRKLEDRNALLADERNELLKRVREAESQMKPMFEKTKRLSKKNDDLLQTLQRMEEKLKNLSRENAEMKEKASTSRPPLQQQTHQPQLKRPSSLTDLSHAHEEQEVEFLKLQVAEQRGIIDELTQERDRWVFGKKTKRKPLKLTKRHVVETYFGFDEESVESETSSLTSFNTDLTDRTPATPEEELEESVSREESELRFRQLTREYQALQRAYALLQEQTGGSLDAEREARTREQLQAELSGCQAKILDLEKALVERGQDSKWVEEKQHLLRTNQELHEKMCALQQAESRLQAEVQDARDQNELLEFRVLELEERERRSPALNLHMSAFPENSSSALQVYCHQEGVKDVIIPELMKKLDILGDNGNLRNEEQVAVIQAGTVISLCEKWLKQVDNTEAALTQKMIDLENDKELFSKQKGFLEEELDYRKQALDQAYMRIEELEATLYSALQQEQPSCQAVAESLTDRQREELRLAVDKLRRQILRQSRQYDSQILQERMELLQQAQQRIRELEDRIDLQKRQIKDIEEKPLFFGLNKNDCGTTSGVKLLLRQGRTKQNFYAFVDSS, encoded by the exons ATGTCATCCACCACACCCCCTGCGGCCCCGCCCCTTAAGAAGGGAAAGAAGCTGGAGAAGTCCGAGGTGATGGCTGACTCGGTTCAGGCCGTCAACGAGGATCTGAGGAGCAAAATGATGGATGTGCAGATTGAGCTGCAGCAGGAGCGCGGAAAG GTCTCCAAGCTTCGCGAGCGCCTCCAGGAGCAGCGTCAAGCTCGGGAGCTGGAGCAGTACAAGCACGCAGTGGCTATCACCGACCTGCGCGCCAAACTTCACGAGGAGAAACAACGCGAGACGGCGACGGCGCGTGAAGCCCTCGCCCGGCAGCACGAAGCCGAGCTGGCCAGGGCTATAAAGATCCGCGACACTGAAGTGCAGAGGCTCCAGGGACTGGTGAACGCCCTGAGGGATGGAGCCGCTGACAAGCTGAAAAATGCTCTTCTCGGAGAGGCGCGAGAAGAGGCCAGGAGAGCCTTTGATGGCGAGCGACTAAAGCTACAACAAGAG ATCCAGGAACTGAAGGCAGCCAAGAAGCAGGCCGATGAGGCGCTGACCACCGCACTGCAAGCCGACAAAGCCAAAGCAGCTGATCTCAGGACAGCTTACCAGCAGCACCAGGATGAAGTGCATCGCATCAAACGCGACTGTGAAAGAGACATCCGTCGACTG ATGGATGAGCTCAAGGCTAAAGACCGTGTGGTGTGTGCCCTGGAGAGAGAGCTGGGGATGCAGGCCGGCTACGCCCAAAGGCTTCAGCTCCAGAAAGAAGCCCTGGATGAGCAGCTGGTTCATGTACGAGAGGCTGAGAGACACAACCATGGCAGCCCAAAGAGAGAGGTGGTGCCTGGGTTAGGGGACAGCACAGACCTGCTCAACAACCAG GAAGCGGAGGAGCGTGACACCAGGAGGTTCCAGCTGAAGATAGCCGAGCTGCACTCCGTCATCAGGAAACTGGAGGACAGAAATGCGCTGCTGGCCGATGAGAGGAATGAACTT TTGAAGCGGGTGCGAGAGGCAGAGAGCCAGATGAAGCCCATGTTTGAGAAGACCAAGCGCCTCTCGAAGAAGAACGATGACCTCCTGCAAACCCTGCAAAGAATGGAGGAGAAACTTAAAAACTTGAGCCGTGAGAATGCTGAGATG AAAGAAAAAGCATCAACTTCCCGTCCCCCCTTGCAGCAGCAAACCCATCAACCCCAGCTGAAGAGGCCCAGCTCCCTGACAGACTTAAGCCATGCCCACGAGGAGCAGGAAGTAGAGTTCCTCAAACTCCAGGTTGCAGAGCAACGCGGTATAATTGATGAACTCACTCAG GAACGTGATCGTTGGGTGTTCGGCAAAAAGACAAAGAGAAAACCTCTCAAACTAACCAAA AGGCATGTTGTGGAGACATATTTTGGATTTGATGAGGAATCTGTAGAGTCTGAAACCTCCTCTCTGACCTCCTTTAACACTGACCTCACTGACCGGACGCCTGCCACACCAGAGGAGGAATTAGAGGAG AGTGTCTCTCGTGAGGAGTCAGAGCTTCGGTTCCGTCAGCTAACCAGAGAATACCAGGCTCTCCAGCGAGCTTACGCCCTCCTGCAAGAGCAGACAGGAGGCTCTCTGGATGCTGAGAGGGAAGCCAGG ACACGTGAGCAGCTGCAGGCTGAGCTCAGCGGCTGCCAGGCCAAGATCCTGGACCTGGAGAAGGCTTTGGTGGAGCGGGGGCAG GACTCAAAGTGGGTGGAAGAGAAGCAGCACTTGCTCAGGACAAACCAGGAGCTTCATGAGAAG ATGTGCGCACTGCAGCAAGCAGAGTCGCGGCTGCAGGCCGAAGTTCAGGATGCCCGGGACCAGAATGAGCTGCTGGAATTCCGGGTTCTGGAGCTGGAA GAGAGAGAGCGCAGGTCTCCAGCCCTCAATCTGCACATGTCTGCATTCCCTGAGAACAGCAGCAGTGCACTACAGGTCTACTGCCACCAGGAGGGAGTCAAG GATGTCATCATTCCAGAACTGATGAAGAAACTGGATATCCTTGGAGATAACGGG AATCTCCGAAATGAGGAGCAGGTTGCAGTGATCCAGGCAGGCACGGTGATatctctgtgtgaaaag TGGTTAAAACAGGTCGACAACACTGAGGCCGCCTTAACACAGAAGATGATTGATTTGGAAAATGACAAG GAGCTGTTCAGCAAGCAGAAAGGTTTTCTTGAGGAGGAGTTGGACTATAGGAAGCAGGCCTTGGACCAGGCTTATATG AGGATCGAGGAGCTGGAGGCCACGCTGTATAGCGCTCTGCAGCAGGAGCAGCCGTCCTGCCAGGCGGTGGCCGAGTCGCTGACAGACAGGCAGAGGGAGGAGCTGCGGCTCGCCGTGGACAAGCTGCGGCGTCAGATTCTCAGGCAGAGCCGGCAGTATGACAGTCAGATCTTACAGGAGCGAATGGAGCTCCTACAGCAGGCCCAGCAG AGAATTAGAGAGCTGGAGGACAGGATCGACTTGCAAAAGAGACAAATAAAGGACATAGAGGAAAAG cctttatTCTTTGGCcttaataaaaatgactgtggAACCACATCAG gtGTTAAGTTGCTGCTGAGGCAAGGGAGGACAAAACAGAATTTTTATGCATTTGTAGACAGCTCATGA